A region of Schistosoma mansoni strain Puerto Rico chromosome 1, complete genome DNA encodes the following proteins:
- a CDS encoding putative ras GTP exchange factor, son of sevenless has protein sequence MRTIANEFQKILQVTLSNASSRRQAEIKLRFSDPHSCQLCTPSFGYDPVGLTSSGPSSGSCCVLTHHSDSPQSYWSNMLSGHTNYSGTSTSVNSASSSVDRVTTMPVPFSPIFTNHGFNHSLSFTSFTNPRQPKATDHFLYSNMKHISGQRSVSNSPSSFQPFHKSISESTNQDINHGQITEIIGLSTSSSSSAVNDDSIKTNPDNESSSVHEKGFSDDTDNCSSGPSSFKENQAQLMELFNFTSDMTNILPTCNHMVIAFRYLLPQLLLLPNFQLLYLADHIEALHAHATEENERSTLKDVISLLSKTRSTVSNALFNQDWVKSVSPTLAFFLKTPFCSNLYPAEGRSKLEELISSVRRTQHSSELPLVMSEFLMDGPVQVRIDHGRPKKSERIAYLFSNWLLLCKKQKRVLSNVVSSSLSSSSNSNYVLKVKKRICLEQFHIIDVASEFSDNNGMLFLFDLECWEAPKLSSIMSNVQTNTTSSSCNSSVVQTETQSVLSGSSNHHHYQLQLGSVLSVSTLTSTNTLIDHTVDLNNIGNNNSNNENDKSLILPTAGDAVEASNNALLEVISSYPKQRFTFIFYNKEDKANWISALVYLHLARLFKRYLTSLPRQDLPLILPSPSVYRYAVPDSPSNIIFESSQTDGSAGIPVIRAATILKLIERMTYHEYFDNKTLNAFLLTYRRYITSLELLDLLIERFNIPNPDFTEAANETFNSIKERDSSITVALRLEQRFRSVYKRRVQYRVLNFIIKWVKNSSYYKLDILPDTVLRSRLWDFLDTVDARNLSDNVTNIRKSLLGDRIRLIQTIEQPPPEQLDFGLVTSSDDVKLTTVHPLEFARQVTLYEWELYSRIEFWEVTGKEKIKSPNFELSLQFSNKFKCWLVSSIMSAEHLEDRMVIMQRVADLLIYFDSLNNLQGVQEAKAALLSSPVFRLSETYDALISKSKCHYRNFFESLRQFVQDDSANVYFTDYQEKLHRIHPPGLPFIAVGDKTQLIHLELKHPDWVNASTLPFSTVPDTQDSNSGCLVNFWKCRQLAELVEYYLSFQQTPYNFSINKSVRGFLETLNPLNTWGVDNESLFDDIMYEKSLKIQPKRSDSFCTVPRERNLKPVEIKIAAALNLVQPDPKLTADSREFRSLLQIISTVTNRSSTVTSASENQLVKESSNIPDKAVEQTSDKSNTVTPVLLLHHHLKHFFTMIVLNSHQSILFQLMLI, from the exons ATGCGGACAATTGCAAATGAATTTCAGAAGATCCTACAAGTCACTCTTAGCAAT GCATCTAGTCGTCGTCAAGCTGAGATAAAATTACGTTTTTCTGATCCACATTCATGTCAATTATGTACCCCAAGTTTTGGTTATGATCCAGTTGGTCTGACATCTTCTGGGCCATCTTCGGGTTCATGTTGTGTTCTAACTCATCACTCTGACAGTCCACAATCTTACTGGTCAAATATGTTATCTGGACACACTAATTATAGTGGTACAAGTACAAGTGTTAACAGTGCAAGTAGTTCAGTTGACCGTGTTACTACTATGCCTGTACCTTTCAGTCCTATTTTTACTAACCATGGATTTAATCATTCTTTATCTTTCACGTCGTTTACAAATCCACGCCAACCTAAGGCAACAGATCATTTTCTATATAGTAATATGAAACATATATCTGGTCAAAGGTCAGTTAGCAATTCACCATCATCTTTTCAACCATTTCACAAATCTATATCGGAATCTACAAACCAAGACATCAATCATGGTCAAATTACGGAAATAATTGGTTTATCAACATCGTCTTCATCATCTGCAGTCAATGATGACAGCATAAAAACTAATCCTGATAATGAGTCATCTAGTGTACATGAAAAAGGTTTCTCAGATGATACTGATAACTGTTCTTCAGGACCTAGCTCGTTCAAAGAAAATCAAGCACAATTAATGGAACTTTTTAATTTTACTAGTGACATGACTAACATTTTACCAACTTGTAATCATATGGTTATCGCTTTTCGTTATCTTCTACCTCAACTTCTGCTTCTACCAAATTTCCAATTATTATATCTTGCAGATCATATTGAG GCTCTACATGCTCATGCTACTGAAGAAAATGAACGATCGACTCTCAAAGATGTAATATCACTGCTATCTAAAACCCGGTCCACTGTATCCAATGCATTATTTAACCAAGACTGGGTGAAATCTGTCTCTCCGACATTAGCTTTCTTCTTGAAAACTCCTTTTTGTTCTAATCTATATCCAGCTGAAGGGAGAAGTAAATTGGAAGAATTGATTTCTTCAGTTCGTCGCACGCAACACTCTTCCGAACTTCCACTTGTTATGTCCGAGTTTCTGATGG ATGGCCCAGTACAAGTAAGAATTGATCATGGTCGTCCAAAGAAATCTGAACGAATTGCCTACCTATTTAGTAATTGGCTTCTATTATGTAAAAAGCAAAAACGTGTACTAAGTAACGTTGTGTCATCTTCTTTGTCGTCATCATCCAATTCAAACTATGTGTTAAAAGTGAAAAAACGTATTTGCCTAGAACAGTTTCATATAATCGATGTAGCTTCAGAGTTCAGTGACAATAATG GTATGTTATTTCTCTTTGACTTGGAATGTTGGGAAGCTCCTAAGCTGTCATCTATCATGTCTAACGTACAAACGAACACAACTAGTTCATCCTGTAATTCTTCTGTTGTACAAACAGAAACACAGTCCGTACTTTCTGGTTCAtccaatcatcatcattatcaacttCAACTTGGCAGTGTACTTTCTGTTTCTACACTTACAAGTACTAACACATTGATTGATCATACCGTTGACTTAAATAATAttggaaataataatagtaataatgaaaatgacaaATCATTGATTCTACCAACCGCTGGTGATGCAGTGGAAGCTTCAAACAATGCTTTATTGGAGGTGATCTCATCTTATCCAAAACAACGTTTCACATTTATTTTCTATAATAAAGAAGATAAAGCTAATTGGATATCAGCTTTAGTGTATCTCCATTTAGCTAG gCTGTTTAAACGATATCTCACCTCTCTCCCTCGTCAAGATCTTCCTTTGATTTTACCATCTCCTTCAGTTTACCG ATATGCTGTTCCTGATTCTCCATCGAATATtatatttgaatcttcccaaacAGATGGTAGCGCAGGAATTCCTGTTATACGTGCTGCTACAATTTTGAAACTTATTGAAAGAATGACATATCATGAATATTTTGACAATAAAACTTTGAATGCATTTCTTTTG ACGTACCGACGTTATATTACTTCTTTGGAGTTGTTGGATTTATTAATTGAACGATTTAATATACCAAATCCAGACTTTACCGAGGCTGCTAATGAGACATTCAATTCAATTAAAGAACGTGATAGTTCAATTACTGTCGCTTTACGTTTAGAACAACGTTTCCGTTCAGTGTATAAACGGCGTGTACAATACAG ggttttaaatttcattatcaaaTGGGTGAAAAATTCTTCTTACTATAAACTTGACATATTACCAGATACTGTATTACGCAGTAGATTGTGGGATTTTCTAGACACTGTAGATGCTCGTAATTTATCTGACAATGTGACAAATATTCGTAAATCTCTTCTTGGTGATCGAATAAGATTAATTCAGACAATTGAACAACCTCCACCTGAACAACTTGATTTCGGTTTGGTTACATCATCAGATGACGTGAAATTAACCACA GTTCATCCGTTAGAATTCGCACGTCAAGTAACACTGTATGAATGGGAGTTATATTCTCGCATTGAATTTTGGGAAGTCACTGGTAAGGAAAAAATCAAATCTCCCAATTTCGAATTATCACTCCAGTTTTCCAATAAG TTCAAATGTTGGTTAGTTAGTTCGATAATGTCAGCTGAACATTTAGAAGACAGAATGGTTATTATGCAACGTGTTGCTGATCTGTTAATATACTTCGATAGTTTGAATAATTTACAAGGTGTTCAAGAAGCCAAGGCTGCTCTATTGAGTTCTCCAGTATTTCGACTAAGTGAAACCTACGAT gcTTTAATCTCCAAATCAAAATGTCATTATCGTAACTTTTTCGAATCATTGCGTCAGTTCGTTCAAGATGATAGCGCAAATGTTTATTTTACCGATTATCAAGAGAAATTACATCGAATTCATCCACCTGGTCTCCCGTTTATTGCAGTTGGGGATAAAACACAACTGATACATTTAGAATTGAAGCATCCAGATTGGGTAAATGCTTCTACATTGCCATTTTCAACTGTACCAGATACACAGGACTCTAATAGTGGTTGTTTGGTTAATTTCTGGAAATGTCGTCAATTAGCTGAACTTGTTGAATATTATTTGTCTTTTCAACAAACTCCGTACAATTTCTCCATAAATAAATCTGTCCGC GGTTTCCTAGAGACATTAAACCCATTGAATACATGGGGTGTTGACAACGAGAGTTTATTTGACGATATTATGTATGAAAAATCTTTGAAAATTCAGCCTAAACGATCTGATTCGTTTTGTACA GTACCTCGTGAACGTAATCTAAAGCCTGTAGAAATAAAAATCGCAGCTGCATTAAACCTTGTTCAACCGGATCCAAAGCTAACTGCTGACTCACGGGAGTTTCGTAGTCTTCTTCAGATAATTTCTACTGTTACAAACCGTTCTTCAACCGTAACTTCAGCATCCGAGAACCAACTTGTGAAGGAGTCTTCTAATATACCTGATAAAGCTGTAGAACAGACAAGTGATAAGTCAAATACAGTT ACACCTGTACTACTACTTCATCATCACCTGAAACATTTCTTCACAATGATAGTTCTCAATTCACATCAATCAATACTC